The Bacillus sp. Bos-x628 genome segment ATCAACTATGCATCTGCGGAGGCAGAAAGAGCTTTTTGCAAGACCTCTGTAAATTGAATTAAGTACGTTTCATCTATTTCATCAAAACGATCTTTGACAGGGCTGTCAATGTCGAGCACCCCAATGATTTCATCATTCACTTTCAGCGGGATGACGATCTCTGATTGCGAAGCAGCATCACAAGCAATGTGTCCTGGGAATGAATGAACATCCGCTATGCGCTGAACATCACCTGTTGCAAAAGCTGTTCCACATACCCCTTTTCCAGAAGGGATGCGAACACATGCAGGCAGACCATGAAATGGACCAAGAACTAGTTCTCCGTTTTTCGCCAAATAAAATCCTGCCCAGTTTACGTCAGATAAAGAATGATATAAAAGGCTAGCAGCATTCGCTAAATTGGCAATCAAATCTGGTTCACCAGCCGTAATCGCTTCTACTTGTTTCACAAGCATTTGATAATCTTTCAACTGATC includes the following:
- a CDS encoding GAF domain-containing protein, with product MFHVEKQSGDQLKDYQMLVKQVEAITAGEPDLIANLANAASLLYHSLSDVNWAGFYLAKNGELVLGPFHGLPACVRIPSGKGVCGTAFATGDVQRIADVHSFPGHIACDAASQSEIVIPLKVNDEIIGVLDIDSPVKDRFDEIDETYLIQFTEVLQKALSASADA